The following are encoded in a window of Nocardioides houyundeii genomic DNA:
- a CDS encoding M15 family metallopeptidase, with protein MTLRFAVTACRTTVLVLTTVLATVLTTGCSPSTSPPSTPYSAPTTAAARPSTPGRTPPPWLGTRVLPTDDPAAIAALRTPRRLRERAFTLPDTLDPLPGRGFRAVVESPAPSQVIGRSTWNPACPVAAEDLAWIRLTFRGFDGARHTGELLVNAAVADDLVSVFRDLWRARFPMEQLAITTRAERDADPTGDGNGTGAFNCRPVTGGSSYSEHAYGLAIDLNPFQNPYAKGAVVLPELARSYLDRGRRRPGVITAHGPVVRAFDRIGWGWGGNWRTLKDYQHFSANDR; from the coding sequence ATGACGCTCCGCTTCGCCGTGACCGCCTGCAGGACCACTGTGCTCGTCCTGACCACCGTCCTGGCGACCGTCCTGACGACGGGGTGCAGCCCGTCCACCTCGCCGCCGAGCACCCCGTACAGCGCACCGACCACTGCGGCCGCCCGCCCGAGCACCCCGGGCCGTACGCCCCCGCCGTGGCTGGGCACCCGCGTCCTGCCGACGGACGACCCCGCAGCGATCGCCGCCCTGCGCACCCCCCGGCGGCTGCGCGAGCGCGCCTTCACGCTGCCCGACACCCTGGACCCGCTCCCGGGGCGGGGCTTCCGGGCGGTCGTCGAGTCGCCTGCTCCGAGCCAGGTGATCGGCCGCTCCACCTGGAACCCCGCGTGCCCGGTCGCGGCCGAGGACCTCGCCTGGATCCGGCTGACCTTCCGCGGCTTCGACGGCGCCCGGCACACCGGTGAGCTGCTGGTCAACGCTGCCGTGGCCGACGACCTGGTCAGCGTCTTCCGCGACCTGTGGCGGGCGCGCTTCCCGATGGAGCAGCTGGCGATCACCACCCGCGCGGAGAGGGACGCTGACCCGACCGGGGACGGCAACGGCACGGGGGCGTTCAACTGCCGGCCCGTGACCGGCGGGAGCTCCTACAGCGAGCACGCCTACGGCCTGGCCATCGACCTCAACCCGTTCCAGAACCCGTACGCCAAGGGCGCGGTGGTGCTGCCCGAGCTGGCTCGCAGCTACCTGGACCGCGGCCGGCGCCGACCCGGAGTGATCACCGCCCACGGCCCGGTGGTCCGGGCCTTCGACCGCATCGGCTGGGGCTGGGGCGGGAACTGGCGCACGCTGAAGGACTACCAGCACTTCTCCGCCAACGACCGCTGA
- a CDS encoding 4'-phosphopantetheinyl transferase superfamily protein — MDVFGTDGVSGWLESQRAPGALLDNAGQLFGYWMATAVDKDRLVLPTSIDRISFFSPHPVPGTPVHCVVNCTELTDKTVRADLELTVDGVLWCRIDGWEDRRFQSDDRLFLLLRTPSERLLAEPQPGGWVLVREGWPDSASRDVVMRRFLGAAERAEYQGRNPRAQRTWLLGRIAVKDAVRRLLTDRGAGPMFPVEVAVANLESGQPVVRTPAADDVRVSIAHSQGLGVAMADVGRDVGIDVELVAPRSSIFESASLSSSEHALFERLVRSEDRDRELTRWWAAKEAAAKCRGTGLQGRPRDFEVVQVVGEHLQVGDQWVATTSLHHPPQMSPASSAPEPHAPQEYVVAWTVAQPVAQPDGGPHHD; from the coding sequence GTGGACGTCTTCGGCACCGACGGGGTCAGCGGCTGGTTGGAGAGCCAGCGCGCGCCGGGCGCCCTGCTGGACAACGCCGGTCAGCTGTTCGGCTACTGGATGGCGACCGCGGTCGACAAGGACCGCCTGGTGCTGCCCACCTCGATCGACCGGATCTCGTTCTTCTCCCCGCACCCGGTGCCGGGCACCCCGGTGCACTGCGTGGTCAACTGCACCGAGCTGACCGACAAGACGGTCCGGGCCGACCTCGAGCTCACCGTGGACGGCGTGCTGTGGTGCCGCATCGACGGGTGGGAGGACCGCCGCTTCCAGAGCGACGACCGGCTCTTCCTGCTGCTGCGCACGCCGAGCGAGCGGCTGCTGGCCGAGCCCCAGCCGGGCGGCTGGGTGCTGGTGCGCGAGGGCTGGCCGGACTCGGCATCGCGCGACGTGGTGATGCGCCGCTTCCTCGGCGCCGCCGAGCGCGCCGAGTACCAGGGCCGCAACCCCCGCGCCCAGCGCACCTGGCTGCTGGGCCGGATCGCGGTCAAGGACGCCGTACGCCGGTTGCTCACCGACCGTGGCGCGGGGCCGATGTTCCCGGTCGAGGTGGCGGTCGCCAACCTCGAGAGCGGCCAGCCGGTGGTGCGTACGCCGGCCGCGGACGACGTGCGGGTGTCCATCGCCCACAGCCAGGGGCTGGGCGTGGCGATGGCCGACGTGGGACGAGACGTCGGGATCGACGTGGAGCTGGTCGCGCCCCGCTCCTCGATCTTCGAGTCGGCCTCGCTGAGCAGCAGCGAGCACGCGCTGTTCGAGCGGCTGGTCCGCTCCGAGGACCGCGACCGCGAGCTGACCCGCTGGTGGGCCGCCAAGGAGGCCGCCGCGAAGTGCCGCGGCACCGGCCTCCAGGGCCGCCCCCGTGACTTCGAGGTGGTCCAGGTCGTTGGCGAACACCTGCAGGTCGGCGACCAGTGGGTCGCCACCACCTCGCTGCACCATCCACCCCAGATGTCACCCGCGAGCTCCGCCCCGGAGCCGCACGCACCGCAGGAGTACGTCGTTGCCTGGACTGTCGCACAACCTGTCGCACAACCCGACGGAGGACCCCACCATGACTGA
- a CDS encoding acyl carrier protein translates to MTETAQITPESVLAELERILTVVVGDDLLLDGPLTPETSFDADLQLESIEFVALADQLLATYGEKVDFVSWMAGMQLDEIVGLSVGQVIDFVVTSVRS, encoded by the coding sequence ATGACTGAGACCGCGCAGATCACGCCCGAGAGCGTGCTCGCCGAGCTGGAGCGGATCCTGACCGTGGTGGTCGGCGACGACCTGCTGCTCGACGGGCCGCTGACCCCGGAGACCTCCTTCGACGCCGACCTGCAGCTGGAGAGCATCGAGTTCGTGGCGCTGGCCGACCAGCTGCTCGCCACCTACGGCGAGAAGGTCGACTTCGTCTCCTGGATGGCCGGCATGCAGCTCGACGAGATCGTGGGCCTGAGCGTCGGTCAGGTCATCGACTTCGTCGTCACCTCGGTCCGGAGCTGA
- a CDS encoding NAD(P)-dependent alcohol dehydrogenase yields MRTSLGWHAAGSAELRRTTLERRELRPDDLAVQVDFCGVCHSDLHALQLDDPEAKAPLVPGHEFTGVVTATGPEVTAFSVGDRVAVGNIVDSCGECAMCTAGQENFCYSFPTLTYGGTDRQDGSITLGGYSREYVVREAFAYRLPAGLDPAAAAPLMCAGVTVWEPLRALGVGPGSRVAIAGLGGLGHLAVKLAVALGAATTVISRTPDKRDDAHRLGADDLIDSTDGEQMAAARDTFDVVIDTISAAHDLAPYLKLVAMDGTLSVVGYLGPVTLETTDLLIGRKRLSSAGSGGRRATAEMLQFCADNGVAADIEVLPSSQVNTALDRLRRNDVRYRFVLDMSDLDGGDA; encoded by the coding sequence ATGAGAACGTCCCTTGGTTGGCACGCGGCCGGCTCGGCGGAGCTGCGACGAACGACGCTGGAGCGACGGGAGCTCCGCCCCGATGACCTTGCGGTGCAGGTCGACTTCTGCGGGGTGTGCCACAGCGACCTCCACGCCCTGCAGCTCGACGACCCTGAGGCGAAGGCGCCTCTGGTGCCCGGGCATGAGTTCACCGGCGTGGTGACCGCAACCGGGCCGGAGGTCACCGCCTTCTCGGTCGGCGATCGGGTCGCGGTGGGCAACATCGTCGACTCCTGCGGCGAGTGCGCCATGTGCACCGCCGGGCAGGAGAACTTCTGCTACTCCTTCCCGACGCTGACCTACGGCGGTACCGACCGGCAGGACGGGTCGATCACCCTGGGCGGGTACTCCCGCGAGTACGTCGTGCGGGAAGCCTTCGCCTACCGCCTCCCCGCTGGCCTCGACCCGGCTGCGGCCGCCCCGCTGATGTGCGCCGGTGTCACGGTCTGGGAGCCCCTGCGCGCCCTCGGCGTCGGTCCCGGCAGCCGCGTCGCCATCGCTGGGCTCGGCGGCCTGGGCCACCTCGCCGTCAAGCTGGCCGTAGCGCTCGGCGCCGCGACGACCGTCATCAGCCGCACCCCGGACAAGCGCGACGACGCGCACCGGCTCGGCGCTGACGACCTGATCGACTCCACCGACGGCGAGCAGATGGCTGCGGCACGCGACACCTTCGACGTGGTCATCGACACCATCTCAGCCGCCCACGACCTGGCCCCGTACCTCAAGCTGGTGGCGATGGACGGCACCCTCAGCGTCGTCGGCTACCTCGGTCCCGTCACGCTCGAGACCACCGACCTGCTCATCGGTCGCAAGAGGCTCAGCTCCGCGGGCAGCGGAGGCCGTCGAGCGACAGCCGAGATGCTCCAGTTCTGCGCGGACAACGGCGTCGCTGCCGACATCGAGGTGCTGCCGTCGTCGCAGGTGAACACGGCTCTCGACCGGCTCCGGCGCAACGACGTTCGCTACCGTTTCGTGCTCGACATGTCCGACCTGGACGGAGGAGACGCGTGA
- a CDS encoding DUF5979 domain-containing protein, giving the protein MVFGRGTGPVTFTGPNADNPGFAGITWADLAFTSQATAALQRDSNPNPANGQAPVNVGSPGRNNHTIDAGFIATGTFQISKLTRGDTPPPGRTFTFDVTAATDFRGDNSLASVNPATFAVAPGQTAPAVPQRLPVGTRITISERGGDQLDATYQPSRTQLITVNGGRSILFTVSNRITNEVKEKSTPEVRTVTSRRRVVPGKPFFDRIRVRGLADEGGTVTAGLYGPFSSRAAITCTPGNRVRTKTFRVENGWNRTPKVRVRAPGVYTWRVAIRADANNESATHKCGQVAETTVVAKPRYVAPIISGGFSGTLKPQQQSARRAPTTITIPGLRKPAVVRTGSIRKGQMTLPGNVHEVARLKKSAGFGDKIGTAVVGGHVSDRHDRPGAMWRLNSAKRGERIQVVRGGERYTYVVTAKKTFDRRNKVPQRYFSTAGPHRLVLISCTDRVVYRNGRFHYTKYIVVIARQVKGKNKGKG; this is encoded by the coding sequence GTGGTGTTCGGGCGCGGCACCGGCCCGGTCACCTTCACCGGGCCGAACGCGGACAACCCGGGCTTCGCCGGGATCACCTGGGCGGACCTGGCCTTCACCTCCCAGGCCACGGCAGCGCTGCAGCGCGACTCGAACCCGAACCCGGCCAACGGCCAGGCTCCGGTGAACGTCGGCTCGCCGGGCCGCAACAACCACACCATCGACGCCGGTTTCATCGCCACCGGAACGTTCCAGATCAGCAAGCTGACGCGGGGCGACACGCCGCCGCCGGGTCGGACGTTCACCTTCGACGTCACCGCCGCAACGGACTTCCGCGGCGACAACTCTCTGGCAAGCGTGAACCCGGCGACGTTCGCGGTGGCACCGGGTCAGACGGCACCGGCGGTGCCGCAACGTCTCCCCGTCGGCACCCGGATCACGATCTCGGAGCGTGGGGGAGACCAGCTCGATGCGACCTACCAGCCGTCGCGGACCCAGCTCATCACCGTGAACGGGGGACGTTCGATCCTCTTCACCGTGTCGAACCGGATCACCAACGAGGTGAAGGAGAAGAGCACCCCTGAGGTGCGCACCGTCACCTCGCGTCGCCGGGTGGTCCCGGGGAAGCCGTTCTTCGACCGTATCCGGGTGCGCGGACTCGCCGACGAGGGCGGCACCGTCACTGCCGGTCTGTACGGACCGTTCTCGTCCCGGGCCGCGATCACCTGCACGCCGGGCAACCGGGTCCGGACGAAGACCTTCCGCGTCGAGAACGGCTGGAACCGTACGCCGAAGGTCCGGGTCCGCGCTCCCGGCGTCTACACCTGGCGCGTCGCCATCCGGGCCGATGCCAACAACGAGTCGGCCACGCACAAGTGCGGACAGGTGGCTGAGACGACCGTGGTCGCCAAGCCCCGCTACGTCGCGCCGATCATCTCCGGCGGCTTCTCCGGCACGCTGAAGCCCCAGCAGCAGAGCGCCCGTCGTGCGCCCACCACGATCACCATCCCGGGTCTGCGCAAGCCGGCCGTGGTGCGCACCGGGAGCATCCGCAAGGGACAGATGACGCTGCCGGGCAACGTCCACGAGGTCGCGCGGCTGAAGAAGTCCGCCGGCTTCGGGGACAAGATCGGCACCGCGGTGGTCGGCGGGCACGTCTCCGACCGGCACGATCGCCCGGGCGCCATGTGGCGACTGAACTCCGCCAAGCGCGGGGAGCGGATCCAGGTGGTGCGCGGCGGCGAGCGGTACACCTACGTGGTCACGGCCAAGAAGACCTTCGACCGCCGCAACAAGGTCCCGCAGCGCTACTTCTCGACGGCAGGGCCTCACCGTCTGGTCCTGATCAGCTGCACGGACCGGGTGGTCTACCGCAACGGGCGCTTCCACTACACGAAGTACATCGTCGTGATCGCCCGCCAGGTCAAGGGCAAGAACAAGGGCAAGGGGTGA
- a CDS encoding 1,4-dihydroxy-2-naphthoyl-CoA synthase gives MSAIDGVSEIFDPSDWDPVPGFEDLTDLTYHRAKAHGTVRIAFDRPDVLNAFRPHTVDELLRTLEHARTSGDVGCVLLTGNGPSDKNGKWAFCTGGDQRIRGKAGYQYETDGHVEAGAPPNPIDKAKLARLHILECQRLIRFMPKIVICVVPGWAAGGGHSLHVVADLTLASAEHARFKQTDADVGSFDGGFGSAYLARQVGQKFAREIFFLADEYDAQEMHQMGAVNRVVPHADLEKVALEWGRKINGKSPTSQRMLKYSFNMIDDGLVGQQLFAGETTRLAYMTDEAQEGRDQFLEKREPDWSPFPWYY, from the coding sequence ATGAGTGCGATCGATGGCGTCTCCGAGATCTTCGACCCGAGCGACTGGGACCCGGTCCCCGGCTTCGAGGACCTGACCGACCTGACCTACCACCGGGCCAAGGCCCACGGCACGGTCCGGATCGCCTTCGACCGCCCCGACGTGCTCAACGCGTTCCGTCCGCACACGGTCGACGAACTGCTGCGCACCCTGGAGCACGCCCGCACCTCCGGCGACGTGGGCTGCGTGCTGCTGACCGGCAACGGCCCCAGCGACAAGAACGGCAAGTGGGCCTTCTGCACCGGCGGCGACCAGCGGATCCGCGGCAAGGCCGGCTACCAGTACGAGACCGACGGGCACGTCGAGGCCGGCGCCCCGCCCAACCCGATCGACAAGGCCAAGCTGGCCCGCCTGCACATCCTGGAGTGCCAGCGGCTGATCCGCTTCATGCCCAAGATCGTGATCTGCGTGGTCCCGGGCTGGGCCGCCGGCGGCGGGCACTCCCTGCACGTGGTCGCCGACCTCACCCTGGCCAGCGCGGAGCACGCGCGCTTCAAGCAGACCGACGCCGACGTGGGCTCCTTCGACGGCGGCTTCGGGTCGGCGTACCTGGCCCGCCAGGTGGGGCAGAAGTTCGCCCGCGAGATCTTCTTCCTCGCCGACGAGTACGACGCGCAGGAGATGCACCAGATGGGCGCGGTCAACCGGGTCGTGCCGCACGCCGACCTGGAGAAGGTGGCGCTGGAGTGGGGCCGCAAGATCAACGGCAAGTCCCCGACCTCGCAGCGGATGCTGAAGTACTCGTTCAACATGATCGACGACGGCCTCGTCGGGCAGCAGCTCTTCGCGGGAGAGACCACGCGGCTGGCCTACATGACCGACGAGGCGCAGGAGGGTCGCGACCAGTTCCTGGAGAAGCGGGAGCCGGACTGGTCGCCGTTCCCCTGGTACTACTGA
- a CDS encoding alpha/beta fold hydrolase — MPQVEANGLSFHVQVIRHDDGTESGAHRPPVVMLHGLVIDNLSSWFYTIAHPLALSSDVHLFDLRGHGRSEMPPTGYSVACNVDDLVALLDLWGIDEPVHLFGNSFGGVVALAFAHRHPERVASLFLIEAHFAVEGWAEHMAGSLALAAFGLDEDAVQEWMATNPDRKLTRVARRSERFLMETSLIDDLKAEQPIGFLPQIGCPVHAMYGSESDILHLARELETQLPDCRLEIVEGTTHSLLTERSELVRERALEWIGAFTTAPVGA, encoded by the coding sequence ATGCCCCAGGTGGAGGCCAACGGTCTGTCGTTCCACGTGCAGGTGATCCGCCACGACGACGGCACCGAGTCGGGTGCGCACCGGCCCCCGGTGGTGATGCTGCACGGGCTGGTCATCGACAACCTGTCGAGCTGGTTCTACACGATCGCGCACCCCCTGGCGCTGAGCTCCGACGTGCACCTGTTCGACCTGCGCGGCCACGGCCGCAGCGAGATGCCGCCGACCGGCTACTCGGTGGCCTGCAACGTCGACGACCTGGTGGCGCTGCTGGACCTGTGGGGCATCGACGAGCCGGTGCACCTGTTCGGCAACAGCTTCGGCGGGGTGGTCGCGCTGGCCTTCGCGCACCGGCACCCCGAGCGGGTGGCCAGCCTGTTCCTCATCGAGGCGCACTTCGCGGTCGAGGGCTGGGCCGAGCACATGGCCGGCAGCCTGGCGCTGGCCGCGTTCGGCCTCGACGAGGACGCCGTCCAGGAGTGGATGGCGACCAACCCCGACCGCAAGCTCACCCGGGTGGCGCGGCGCAGCGAGAGGTTCCTGATGGAGACCTCGCTGATCGACGACCTCAAGGCCGAGCAGCCGATCGGCTTCCTGCCCCAGATCGGGTGCCCGGTGCATGCGATGTACGGCAGTGAGTCCGACATCCTGCACCTGGCCCGGGAGCTGGAGACCCAGCTGCCGGACTGTCGCCTGGAGATCGTGGAGGGCACCACCCACTCCCTGCTCACCGAGCGCAGCGAGCTGGTCCGCGAGCGCGCCCTGGAGTGGATCGGGGCCTTCACCACAGCGCCGGTAGGGGCCTGA
- a CDS encoding glycosyltransferase, translating to MTRFLFVVPPFTGHVNPTIPVATALMTRGHDVAWTGLPGLVDPLLPAGSTFFPATSTDVAEYVAGAGERRPDLRGAAAFKFLQEEVLLPLAEAMIDGVDAAVDAFGADVLVVDQQALAGAVVARRRGLPWATSATTSAELVDPLSALPLVAEQMHARRVELQLAHGVPEEVATSGDLRVSEHLVLAYTTQTLVGPPTISTPVCFVGPATLGRPEADDFPWELLRPELPTVLVSLGTLNADAGGRFWRVAAEACRDQPWQAVFVAPAELVPDPPPNVLVRTRVPQLSLLRRVDAVVSHAGHNTVCESLAAGLPLVLAPIRDDQPVVAEQVVAAGAGVRVRFARVRPDELRSAIQLVLTDPDLGAAAGRIAASFAAAGGGRAAAEALVVLASRRAAVRP from the coding sequence GTGACGCGCTTCCTGTTCGTGGTGCCGCCCTTCACCGGGCACGTCAACCCGACCATCCCGGTGGCCACCGCCCTGATGACCCGCGGTCACGACGTGGCCTGGACCGGACTGCCGGGCCTGGTCGACCCGCTGCTGCCGGCCGGCTCGACGTTCTTCCCGGCCACCTCGACCGACGTCGCCGAGTACGTCGCGGGCGCCGGCGAGCGGCGCCCCGACCTGCGGGGCGCGGCGGCGTTCAAGTTCCTCCAGGAGGAGGTGCTGCTGCCACTGGCCGAGGCGATGATCGACGGGGTCGACGCGGCGGTGGACGCGTTCGGCGCCGACGTGCTGGTGGTGGACCAGCAGGCGCTCGCCGGGGCCGTGGTGGCCCGGCGCCGGGGACTGCCGTGGGCCACCTCGGCGACCACGTCCGCCGAGCTGGTCGACCCGCTGTCCGCGCTGCCCCTGGTCGCCGAGCAGATGCACGCCCGGCGGGTGGAGCTGCAGCTGGCGCACGGCGTACCGGAGGAGGTGGCGACCTCCGGCGACCTCCGGGTCTCCGAGCACCTGGTGCTGGCCTACACCACCCAGACGCTGGTCGGTCCGCCGACGATCAGTACGCCGGTCTGCTTCGTCGGCCCCGCCACCCTGGGACGGCCCGAGGCCGACGACTTCCCCTGGGAGCTGCTGCGCCCCGAGCTGCCCACGGTGCTGGTCTCGCTCGGCACCCTGAACGCCGACGCCGGTGGCCGCTTCTGGCGGGTGGCCGCCGAGGCGTGCCGCGACCAGCCGTGGCAGGCGGTCTTCGTGGCACCGGCCGAGCTGGTGCCGGACCCGCCGCCCAACGTGCTGGTGCGGACCCGGGTGCCGCAGCTGTCGTTGCTGCGCCGGGTGGACGCCGTGGTCTCCCACGCCGGGCACAACACGGTCTGCGAGTCCCTGGCCGCGGGTCTGCCGCTGGTGCTGGCGCCGATCCGCGACGACCAGCCGGTGGTGGCCGAGCAGGTGGTGGCCGCCGGTGCGGGGGTGCGGGTGCGGTTCGCCCGGGTGCGCCCCGACGAGCTGAGGTCGGCGATCCAGCTGGTGCTCACCGACCCCGACCTGGGGGCGGCGGCCGGACGCATCGCAGCGTCGTTCGCGGCTGCCGGCGGGGGCCGGGCCGCAGCCGAGGCTCTGGTCGTGCTCGCGTCGCGCCGGGCCGCCGTACGCCCGTGA
- a CDS encoding TetR/AcrR family transcriptional regulator, translated as MPEQPQTSRGAATYQRILEAATEEFAQHGIAGARIERIVTAARSNKAQLYAYFGDKDRLFDAIFLSSLERITNVVPLDADDLAEWAVRLYDEYLRRPDLIRLATWARLERRPTGHLVETHQQYDDRKLAAIAAAQAAGRVRAGDPFDIMALVIAMSMAWSPVSNVYAASNQEPDDVHDQRRALLRDFVRSATGAGTGDAPLP; from the coding sequence ATGCCGGAGCAGCCCCAGACCTCCAGAGGCGCGGCGACCTACCAGCGCATCCTCGAGGCCGCCACGGAAGAGTTCGCGCAGCACGGCATCGCCGGGGCGCGCATCGAACGCATCGTGACGGCAGCGCGCAGCAACAAGGCGCAGCTCTACGCCTACTTCGGGGACAAGGACCGACTGTTCGACGCCATCTTCCTCAGCTCGCTGGAGCGCATCACCAACGTCGTGCCTCTCGACGCCGACGACCTCGCGGAGTGGGCCGTTCGTCTCTACGACGAGTACCTGCGCCGACCCGACCTCATCCGGCTGGCCACGTGGGCGCGGCTCGAGCGACGGCCCACCGGGCACCTCGTCGAGACCCACCAGCAGTACGACGACCGCAAGCTCGCGGCCATCGCGGCCGCCCAAGCCGCCGGACGGGTCCGGGCAGGCGACCCGTTCGACATCATGGCCCTGGTCATCGCGATGTCCATGGCCTGGTCACCGGTCAGCAATGTGTATGCGGCCAGCAACCAGGAACCCGACGACGTGCATGACCAACGCCGTGCCCTGCTCCGCGACTTCGTCCGAAGCGCCACCGGAGCCGGCACGGGTGACGCGCCCCTCCCATGA
- a CDS encoding elongation factor G-like protein EF-G2 produces MADRTGQRATHRATQHDLCVAEPDRVRNVVLVGPTAGGKTSLVEALALHTGAVTRAGRVEDGTTLSDFEEFERVHQRSAALSVVPVVHGGTKINLIDTPGYADFAGEVRAGLRAADAALLVVPANAATDGSLDEATRQMMREGVEAAVPSAVVVTKLDHARADLDLVVAAVSEELGDRVLPLFALTTEHAEVTGLTHLLAHEASFEEARAAHARLVEAIVEEAEDEQLMDDYLEGGEVGEEALVADVAEAMRHGLFHPVVPVCAATGVGLTELLDLVVAGFPAPATHPSPEVFTPAGKTAPPLTADPSGPLVAQVIGTTSDPYVGRLSMVRVFSGTLRPDQSLHVSGHASSFFGDASGHEDHDADERTGALSHPFGAALVPAPELVAGDIGCVSRLTTAETGDTLSTPEEPRVLKPWTAPDPQLPVAIQAATRSDEEKLSGALARLAAEDPSLRVERNAETHQVVLWVLGEAHAELALERLRSHGVEVAVSDLVVPLRERLTGAAKGHGRHVKQSGGHGQYAVCDVEVEPLPGGAGFEFADRVVGGAVPRHFVASVEKGVRAQMELGVRLGYPLVDLRATLTDGKAHSVDSSDMAFQAAGALALKEAAESVGVVLLEPYDKVSVLVQDALVGETMSDLSARRGRLLGTDQVGSARTLVHAVVPQTELVRYAVDLRAATHGVGTFSREFAHYEPMPEELAAKVPRRPR; encoded by the coding sequence ATGGCGGACAGGACCGGCCAGCGAGCCACTCATCGGGCCACCCAGCACGACCTCTGCGTGGCCGAGCCCGACCGGGTCCGCAACGTCGTCCTGGTGGGACCGACCGCCGGCGGAAAGACCTCCCTGGTGGAGGCCCTGGCCCTGCACACCGGCGCCGTCACCCGCGCCGGCCGGGTGGAGGACGGCACCACCCTGTCGGACTTCGAGGAGTTCGAGCGGGTGCACCAGCGCTCGGCCGCGCTGTCCGTCGTACCGGTGGTGCACGGGGGCACCAAGATCAACCTCATCGACACCCCCGGGTACGCCGACTTCGCCGGGGAGGTGCGGGCCGGCCTCCGGGCCGCCGACGCGGCGCTCCTGGTGGTGCCGGCGAACGCGGCCACCGACGGCTCGCTGGACGAGGCCACGCGTCAGATGATGCGCGAGGGTGTCGAGGCGGCGGTGCCCTCGGCGGTCGTGGTGACCAAGCTCGACCACGCGCGCGCCGACCTCGACCTCGTGGTCGCGGCCGTGAGCGAGGAGCTCGGCGACCGGGTGCTGCCGCTCTTCGCGCTGACCACCGAGCACGCCGAGGTCACCGGGCTGACCCACCTGCTCGCCCACGAGGCCTCGTTCGAGGAGGCCCGGGCCGCGCACGCCCGCCTCGTCGAGGCGATCGTCGAGGAGGCCGAGGACGAGCAGCTGATGGACGACTACCTCGAGGGGGGCGAGGTCGGCGAGGAGGCCCTGGTCGCCGACGTCGCCGAGGCGATGCGGCACGGACTGTTCCACCCGGTGGTGCCGGTCTGCGCGGCCACCGGCGTCGGACTCACCGAGCTGCTGGACCTCGTGGTCGCCGGGTTCCCGGCACCCGCCACGCACCCCTCTCCGGAGGTGTTCACGCCCGCAGGGAAGACGGCCCCGCCGCTGACCGCCGACCCGTCCGGTCCCCTGGTCGCCCAGGTGATCGGGACCACCAGCGACCCCTACGTGGGGCGACTCAGCATGGTGCGGGTCTTCTCCGGCACGCTCCGTCCCGACCAGAGCCTGCACGTCTCCGGGCACGCCTCCTCCTTCTTCGGCGACGCCAGCGGCCATGAGGACCACGACGCCGACGAGCGGACGGGCGCGCTGTCCCATCCCTTCGGGGCTGCCCTGGTGCCGGCCCCCGAGCTCGTGGCCGGCGACATCGGGTGCGTGAGCCGGCTGACCACCGCGGAGACCGGGGACACCCTGAGCACCCCCGAGGAGCCCCGGGTCCTGAAGCCCTGGACGGCGCCGGACCCCCAGCTGCCGGTGGCGATCCAGGCCGCCACCCGCTCGGACGAGGAGAAGCTGTCCGGTGCGCTGGCCCGGCTCGCCGCCGAGGACCCCAGCCTGCGGGTGGAGCGCAACGCCGAGACCCACCAGGTGGTGCTGTGGGTGCTGGGTGAGGCCCACGCCGAGCTGGCGCTGGAGCGGCTGAGGTCACACGGGGTCGAGGTGGCGGTCAGCGACCTGGTCGTGCCGTTGCGCGAGCGGCTGACCGGGGCGGCCAAGGGGCACGGCCGGCACGTGAAGCAGTCCGGCGGCCACGGCCAGTACGCCGTCTGCGACGTCGAGGTCGAGCCGCTGCCCGGTGGCGCCGGGTTCGAGTTCGCCGACCGGGTCGTCGGCGGCGCGGTGCCGCGCCACTTCGTGGCCTCGGTGGAGAAGGGGGTGCGGGCCCAGATGGAGCTGGGGGTGCGGCTGGGCTACCCCTTGGTCGACCTGCGGGCCACCCTGACCGATGGCAAGGCGCACAGCGTGGACAGCTCGGACATGGCCTTCCAGGCTGCCGGCGCCCTGGCGCTGAAGGAGGCCGCGGAGAGCGTGGGCGTGGTGCTGCTCGAGCCCTACGACAAGGTCTCGGTGCTGGTCCAGGACGCCCTGGTGGGGGAGACCATGAGCGACCTGTCCGCCCGCCGGGGCCGCCTGCTCGGCACCGACCAGGTCGGGTCGGCCCGGACCCTGGTGCACGCCGTGGTGCCGCAGACCGAGCTGGTCCGCTACGCCGTCGACCTGCGTGCCGCCACCCACGGGGTCGGCACCTTCAGCCGGGAGTTCGCCCACTACGAGCCGATGCCCGAGGAGCTGGCGGCCAAGGTGCCCCGCCGTCCGCGCTGA